Below is a genomic region from Deltaproteobacteria bacterium.
AATCCCCCAGTTCATCCAATGCGCGTCCAACGGTTTCCGTGCCTCCCAACCAAAAAATTTACGGTATGTCGATCCGCCAGTCGTAGAAAAAGAATGCCCGGATCATTTCAATCTCCTGTCCAAGGGGAGAGCGCTCCCCTCCCGCCGCTTCTTGACGGCATCGATGATCGTGGGCAGAAGGGCGAACAGCCCCAACAGCGCGAACGATCCGAGCACGCGCGGGCTGGCGACCTGGCGCACGCTCTCGATCGCCGCAAGACTTGCCCCCGCGTTCACGAAGACCAGGCTCCCCGGCATGATCCCGAACAGCGTGCCCAGGGCGTAGGTGCGAAGCGGCAGTCCCGTGACGCCGCACGCGAGGTTGACCAGGAAGAACGGGAACGCCGGGACCAGCCGCAGGAAGAGGAGGTAGGAGAGGCCGTTCTCCCGCAACCCGCGGTCGATCCCCTCCATCCGCCCGCCGAACTTCTTCACTACCCAGTCCCGCAGCAGCGTCCGGCTGACAAGGAAGGCGAGGATGGCCCCGACGGTGGCCCCCGTCACGACGAACAGCGTCCCCTGGAGGACCCCGAAGATCGCTCCCGCGGCAAGAGACAGGATGGCCGCCCCCGGGAGGGAGAAAGCCGTCTGCACGATGTAGATCAACACGAAGACGGCCGCGAACAAGATGGTATGCGCCAGGCGCAGATCCGTAAGCCGTGCCCGGTTCGCCTTCAGGCTTTCCAGCGTCAGGTACTTCCCCAGGTCGAGGAAGTGGAACGCCGCCACGGCCGCAGCGAATACAAGGAG
It encodes:
- a CDS encoding TVP38/TMEM64 family protein; the encoded protein is MKARKILILLVFAAAVAAFHFLDLGKYLTLESLKANRARLTDLRLAHTILFAAVFVLIYIVQTAFSLPGAAILSLAAGAIFGVLQGTLFVVTGATVGAILAFLVSRTLLRDWVVKKFGGRMEGIDRGLRENGLSYLLFLRLVPAFPFFLVNLACGVTGLPLRTYALGTLFGIMPGSLVFVNAGASLAAIESVRQVASPRVLGSFALLGLFALLPTIIDAVKKRREGSALPLDRRLK